In Planctomycetota bacterium, the following proteins share a genomic window:
- the rplU gene encoding 50S ribosomal protein L21: MYAVIEDSGRQFKIAEGDVLEIDRVVPGEEEGSNLPETVTFDRVLFVGGDAPTIGTPVVEGATVTADVLGPVKGKKLRVVKVKRRKGVHIETGHRQKYLRVKVTGIKA; this comes from the coding sequence ATGTACGCCGTCATCGAAGATAGTGGTCGCCAGTTCAAGATCGCCGAGGGCGACGTGCTCGAGATCGATCGCGTGGTGCCGGGTGAGGAAGAGGGCAGCAACCTGCCCGAGACGGTGACGTTCGACCGCGTCCTATTCGTAGGTGGCGACGCCCCGACGATCGGCACGCCGGTGGTCGAAGGTGCTACGGTTACGGCCGACGTGCTCGGGCCGGTGAAGGGCAAGAAGCTCCGCGTCGTGAAGGTCAAGCGTCGCAAGGGTGTTCACATCGAGACCGGGCACCGCCAGAAGTACTTGCGGGTCAAGGTCACCGGCATCAAGGCCTAG